The following are from one region of the Nostoc cf. commune SO-36 genome:
- a CDS encoding pentapeptide repeat-containing protein, with translation MSDLEYYYRVLELEPGATLDEVNQAYKDLVFVWHPDRIPKDNLRLQQKAQDKLKAINEAREKLRSLKTKHQTTYHSPPPQQGKPYSPPPQQEKPSQTTQKPPKQNSDLSGKDYSRANLSNKDLSGRNLSYANLSGANLSDTFMHKVNLRGANLSEANLFRANLLLADLREANLRAANLIGADLSGADLRGADLTGARIRSGERLLVKLVGTNLAGAIMPDGSIFQ, from the coding sequence ATGAGCGATCTGGAGTACTACTATAGAGTCTTGGAATTAGAGCCTGGAGCAACACTTGACGAAGTGAACCAGGCTTACAAAGATTTAGTCTTTGTTTGGCATCCCGATCGCATTCCTAAAGACAATCTCCGTTTACAGCAGAAAGCACAAGACAAGCTGAAAGCCATAAATGAAGCTCGTGAAAAGTTGCGCTCTCTAAAAACCAAACATCAAACCACATATCACTCACCGCCACCTCAACAGGGAAAACCATACTCACCGCCACCTCAACAGGAAAAACCATCTCAAACAACCCAAAAACCACCAAAGCAAAACTCAGACTTGAGTGGTAAAGACTACAGTCGGGCAAATTTGAGCAATAAAGACTTATCTGGCAGAAATCTGAGTTATGCCAATTTGAGCGGTGCTAATCTCAGCGATACTTTTATGCACAAAGTCAACCTTAGAGGAGCGAATTTATCTGAAGCAAATTTATTTCGGGCAAACCTACTTTTAGCGGATCTCAGAGAGGCAAATTTACGCGCCGCTAATTTGATTGGCGCGGATCTCAGTGGGGCCGACTTGCGAGGAGCCGACTTAACAGGAGCGCGGATTCGCTCTGGTGAGCGCCTTTTAGTTAAACTAGTTGGTACTAACTTAGCAGGGGCAATTATGCCTGATGGTTCAATTTTTCAATAG
- a CDS encoding DUF72 domain-containing protein yields MNFFIGCAVWAYKGWVGELYPQGTRTADFLHLYSRRFTTVEGNTTFYAVPNQETVTRWAAETPAGFEFCLKLPRDITHQGLLQPYIPAALKFLEGMRPLGKHLGPIFAQLPPSYAPTLLDDLTNFLESWPLTEAPLALEVRHPDWFREPYASNLTALLERLGVGRVLLDSRPIYTGDDDPQLQSERRKPKLPLQLSLTAPFTLIRFISHPNLSVNQPFMEEWVKQIQQWLQMGVQIYFFVHCPIEARSPSTARHLQQLLEQSGTPVPPLPWNNLEYPPNQLSLW; encoded by the coding sequence GTGAACTTTTTTATTGGTTGTGCTGTTTGGGCATATAAAGGTTGGGTGGGCGAACTTTATCCCCAAGGCACTCGTACTGCCGATTTTCTCCACCTCTACAGTCGTCGCTTCACCACCGTAGAAGGTAACACCACTTTTTATGCCGTGCCTAACCAAGAAACTGTAACCCGTTGGGCTGCCGAAACTCCAGCAGGTTTTGAATTTTGCCTGAAGTTACCGCGAGATATTACCCATCAAGGGTTGCTACAACCCTATATTCCAGCAGCTTTAAAATTTTTGGAAGGGATGCGCCCTTTAGGTAAGCATCTTGGCCCAATATTTGCCCAGTTACCACCCAGTTATGCACCTACATTGCTTGATGATTTGACCAACTTTTTGGAATCTTGGCCACTCACAGAAGCACCCCTAGCGCTGGAAGTCCGACATCCCGACTGGTTCAGGGAACCCTATGCTAGTAATTTGACAGCGCTTTTAGAAAGGCTAGGTGTGGGACGGGTATTGTTAGACTCGCGCCCCATTTATACTGGAGATGATGACCCCCAGCTGCAATCGGAACGGCGTAAACCCAAATTACCGTTGCAATTGAGTCTGACAGCACCTTTTACTCTGATTCGGTTTATTTCTCATCCAAATTTATCAGTGAATCAGCCATTTATGGAAGAGTGGGTAAAGCAGATTCAGCAGTGGTTACAGATGGGAGTGCAAATTTATTTCTTTGTTCATTGTCCAATAGAAGCGCGATCGCCTAGCACAGCGCGTCACTTGCAACAGCTATTAGAACAGAGTGGTACACCAGTTCCACCCCTACCTTGGAATAACCTTGAGTATCCTCCCAATCAGCTGAGTTTATGGTGA
- a CDS encoding class I SAM-dependent DNA methyltransferase, which produces MSTTTYDLIAKLWNLCNVLKDDGVTYHQYVIELTYLLFLKMAKETRTENLLPEGYRWDDLEGKAANERLDFYKLLLIHLGSRGSTLVKEIFANANSSINKPNTLSTLVTEIDKLDWYSARQEGLGDVYEGLLEKNANEKKSGAGQYFTPRPLIDSMVHVMRPTLKDVIQDPAAGTGGFLIAANRYIRENSDPDIWTEKQQRKYRSNTFYGMEHVQDTHRLALMNLMLHGLEFDPQGAGIRYGDTLSPEGEALPKATLILTNPPFGSKKGGGLPTRKDFIFPTSNKQFCFLQHIYGGLKPGGRAAAIFPDNVLFDSNVGKQIRTELMEKCNLHTILRLPSGIFYAHGVKTNVLFFTRGKKEKSNTQEVWVYDLRANISQFGKRTQLTRKHFAEFEVAFGDDPFGSSVSLVKRVDTGEQGRFRKFTRDWIGERNENLDISWLKYEDEGDINALLQPAKLVQEAMGELEAALEELRGILEELGEEVEA; this is translated from the coding sequence ATGAGTACCACTACCTACGACCTAATTGCCAAGCTCTGGAATCTTTGTAACGTCCTCAAAGATGATGGCGTGACGTATCACCAATACGTCATTGAACTGACGTACCTGCTGTTTCTGAAGATGGCGAAGGAAACCCGCACCGAAAACCTGCTTCCAGAGGGTTACCGCTGGGACGACTTGGAAGGCAAAGCAGCAAATGAACGTCTGGATTTTTACAAACTGCTGTTGATCCACCTTGGTAGTCGCGGTTCTACGCTTGTTAAAGAAATTTTTGCCAACGCCAATTCCTCTATCAACAAGCCCAATACACTTTCTACACTAGTTACTGAGATTGACAAGCTTGACTGGTATAGCGCCCGGCAAGAAGGATTGGGCGACGTGTATGAAGGGCTGCTGGAAAAGAATGCCAATGAAAAGAAATCCGGTGCTGGTCAGTACTTTACACCCCGTCCGCTGATCGATAGTATGGTGCATGTTATGCGCCCTACGTTGAAGGACGTTATTCAAGACCCCGCAGCAGGAACAGGCGGTTTTTTAATCGCCGCCAATCGCTACATACGCGAAAACAGTGACCCGGATATCTGGACAGAAAAACAGCAACGCAAGTACCGTAGCAATACCTTCTACGGTATGGAGCATGTGCAGGACACGCACCGTCTGGCTTTAATGAATCTAATGCTGCATGGGCTAGAGTTTGACCCGCAAGGGGCAGGTATCCGCTACGGCGATACGCTTTCGCCAGAGGGAGAAGCATTGCCGAAAGCAACGCTGATCCTTACAAATCCACCTTTCGGCTCCAAGAAAGGGGGTGGCTTACCTACCCGCAAAGACTTTATTTTTCCTACCAGCAACAAACAATTTTGCTTTCTGCAACACATCTATGGTGGTCTCAAGCCTGGTGGTCGTGCTGCGGCCATTTTTCCAGACAATGTGTTGTTTGACAGCAATGTGGGTAAGCAGATTCGCACTGAATTAATGGAAAAGTGCAATCTACATACCATTCTCCGTCTACCAAGTGGTATTTTTTACGCTCACGGTGTTAAGACTAACGTGCTGTTTTTCACGCGTGGTAAAAAAGAAAAGAGTAATACCCAAGAAGTTTGGGTGTACGATCTGCGTGCTAACATATCGCAATTTGGCAAGCGCACTCAACTCACACGTAAGCACTTCGCCGAGTTTGAAGTTGCTTTTGGTGATGACCCTTTTGGTAGCTCAGTAAGTCTTGTTAAGCGTGTAGATACTGGCGAACAAGGACGTTTTAGAAAATTTACTCGTGACTGGATCGGTGAGCGCAATGAAAATCTGGATATTTCCTGGCTTAAATACGAAGACGAAGGTGACATAAATGCACTACTCCAACCAGCAAAACTCGTACAAGAAGCAATGGGCGAACTGGAAGCCGCTCTGGAAGAATTGCGCGGGATTTTGGAAGAGTTGGGAGAGGAAGTTGAAGCGTGA
- a CDS encoding restriction endonuclease subunit S yields the protein MNELPEGWTLTKFMDVYDIQGGTQPPKSNFQYEPQPGYIQLLQIRDFGERPVPTYIRDTHTIKKCTEQDILIARYGASLGRILTGLSGAYNVAMAKVDIPEAIDRRFVYHLLRSEIFQAPLRLVSRSAQNGFNKKDIAEIELPLAPLNEQKRIADKLDALLTRVDACRKKLDLIPFILKRFRQAVLTAAKSGQLTEDWRTSHESTQWQRLSLSEICRSITDGDHQAPPQTERGIPFITIAAINDGRLRIDKATRFVPSVYFENLKASRKPEIDDILFSVTGSIAISAVVDTNEPFIFQRHIAILKPDLSRISSSFLRYALETEDIKKQALSVATGTAQLTIPLSGLRTLTIDVPARDEQDEIVSRIEALFAYADRLQTHYQSAYTQVELLTPKLLAKALCGELVPQDPKDEPASVLLERIRTERAAKLSKPKTQALRKPIMTKMTKESVKEAIRQLPKNKFSFDELRENLTGDYDSLKDILFTLLSEAEPILTQVFDQEERAMRFFRAGK from the coding sequence GTGAACGAACTTCCTGAAGGCTGGACGCTAACCAAGTTTATGGATGTATATGATATTCAGGGTGGTACACAGCCTCCCAAAAGTAACTTCCAATATGAACCCCAGCCTGGTTACATACAACTGTTACAGATTCGGGACTTTGGTGAACGCCCTGTTCCTACTTACATTCGCGATACACATACTATAAAAAAATGTACTGAGCAAGACATTCTCATTGCCAGATATGGCGCATCTTTAGGACGAATATTAACAGGGCTTTCTGGTGCTTATAATGTGGCAATGGCAAAGGTAGATATTCCAGAAGCAATAGATAGGCGGTTTGTATATCATCTATTGAGGTCTGAGATATTTCAAGCACCATTGCGTCTAGTTTCTCGTTCAGCTCAAAATGGATTTAATAAGAAAGATATTGCCGAGATTGAACTTCCCCTCGCCCCACTCAATGAACAAAAACGCATTGCTGATAAGCTCGATGCCCTGCTTACAAGGGTTGATGCCTGCCGAAAGAAACTGGATCTTATCCCCTTCATTCTCAAACGCTTTCGCCAAGCCGTTCTTACTGCTGCAAAATCAGGGCAACTTACCGAGGATTGGCGGACATCTCATGAATCGACTCAATGGCAAAGGTTGTCATTAAGTGAAATATGTCGCTCGATCACCGATGGCGATCACCAAGCTCCGCCGCAAACGGAACGAGGCATTCCGTTTATCACCATTGCGGCGATCAATGATGGGCGCTTGCGAATAGATAAGGCTACTCGTTTTGTTCCATCTGTATACTTTGAGAATCTGAAAGCCTCACGAAAGCCTGAGATAGACGATATCTTGTTTTCGGTAACAGGCTCAATCGCAATCTCAGCTGTTGTAGACACTAACGAGCCATTTATATTTCAACGTCATATTGCAATCTTGAAGCCGGATTTGTCTCGAATATCTAGCAGCTTCCTTCGTTATGCGCTTGAGACAGAGGACATAAAGAAGCAAGCCCTATCTGTGGCAACAGGAACAGCACAGCTAACAATACCATTATCTGGGCTTAGAACATTAACAATCGATGTTCCCGCACGAGACGAACAGGACGAAATCGTCAGCCGTATTGAAGCTCTTTTCGCCTATGCTGATCGCCTCCAAACTCACTATCAATCCGCCTACACCCAGGTTGAGCTTTTAACACCCAAACTCTTGGCTAAAGCTTTGTGCGGCGAACTTGTCCCCCAAGACCCCAAAGATGAACCAGCATCGGTACTGTTGGAGAGGATTCGCACTGAACGAGCAGCAAAACTTTCCAAACCCAAGACTCAAGCTCTCAGAAAACCAATTATGACCAAAATGACCAAAGAATCTGTGAAGGAAGCAATTCGGCAATTACCTAAGAACAAATTTTCATTTGATGAACTGCGTGAAAACCTCACTGGTGATTATGACTCCCTAAAGGATATCCTGTTTACACTCCTCAGTGAAGCCGAGCCAATTCTTACGCAGGTTTTTGATCAAGAGGAGCGAGCAATGCGTTTTTTTCGGGCAGGCAAATGA
- a CDS encoding restriction system-associated AAA family ATPase, translating into MKLLRVHIISAKTCGGLLDGLNLQLRSPFNGYSGFAPLCLIGPNGAGKSQFLQVLTEIFQSVFHRCIPDEERVEGNPDLLFELEYLIHPEDEQLPVRVRISQKASGKNRPTLLIERRDEDEYDWIDCDLNALETHTLLPQKIVGYTSGDNETLSLPFLLSRSGYAKDVTESALKEPKPVPDTRLMLIDYGTHLEVFVANLLLGEASQWDFLLKDAKLQNLHSFRCVVQLAHSAAPNNPNTNKGKPNNRPKEVLLTEELKTYLDQFKRCATCYSYDDRTKTYTFDYWINDHTREGFRLFWDNTLDLYSSFHKFAMLNDLVLPKKTRERFRKDTKSRRFASRLPEPQDEDKVFRFESVMFTAQRTGKEVDYVSLSDGEHQLGQILGTFCMLSFPNVLFLLDEPESHFNPLWRVKFISRILDLPTIHGDRRESAKATEQECLLTTHSPFVPSDMHRDKVFIFSKDEEGKIQVQNPNIETFGTTFDTIIEECFNVRPPMSQVPHDEIKRLMESENPEEIRAGMQHLGDSVEKAFLVDRLLQLTNRDEV; encoded by the coding sequence ATGAAGCTTTTAAGGGTTCACATCATTTCTGCTAAAACCTGCGGGGGGCTACTTGATGGACTGAACTTACAGTTACGAAGTCCATTTAATGGCTATTCTGGGTTTGCTCCTCTATGTCTTATTGGGCCAAATGGCGCAGGTAAATCTCAATTCTTGCAAGTGCTAACAGAAATTTTTCAGTCTGTGTTTCACAGGTGCATTCCTGATGAAGAACGTGTCGAAGGAAATCCCGACTTGCTATTCGAGCTTGAGTACCTCATTCACCCAGAAGATGAGCAGCTACCTGTGCGTGTTCGCATTTCACAGAAAGCCAGTGGTAAAAATCGTCCAACACTTTTAATTGAGCGGAGAGATGAAGATGAATACGACTGGATAGACTGTGACTTGAACGCTCTTGAGACCCATACACTTTTGCCTCAAAAGATTGTTGGCTACACATCAGGCGATAATGAAACGCTCAGTTTACCTTTCCTCTTAAGTCGCAGTGGGTATGCGAAGGATGTGACCGAAAGTGCATTAAAGGAGCCAAAACCCGTTCCAGACACTCGGCTGATGCTGATTGACTATGGAACGCATCTTGAGGTTTTTGTAGCAAATCTCCTGTTGGGTGAAGCTTCTCAGTGGGATTTTCTGCTAAAGGATGCAAAACTGCAAAATCTTCACTCATTTCGTTGCGTAGTCCAACTTGCACACAGTGCAGCCCCAAATAATCCGAATACGAATAAGGGCAAACCTAATAACAGGCCAAAAGAAGTTCTGCTTACAGAGGAACTCAAAACTTATCTTGACCAGTTCAAGCGCTGTGCTACTTGCTATAGTTATGACGATAGGACAAAAACTTATACCTTTGACTATTGGATCAATGACCATACGAGGGAAGGGTTTCGCTTGTTTTGGGACAACACGCTTGATCTGTACTCCTCATTCCACAAGTTCGCAATGTTAAACGACTTGGTACTTCCTAAGAAGACCCGTGAGCGGTTTCGGAAAGATACCAAATCGAGAAGGTTTGCTTCACGTCTTCCAGAGCCTCAAGATGAGGATAAAGTTTTCCGATTTGAAAGCGTTATGTTTACTGCTCAAAGGACTGGTAAAGAGGTAGACTACGTATCGCTTTCCGATGGCGAGCATCAGCTTGGGCAGATTCTTGGAACGTTTTGTATGTTGTCATTTCCTAACGTACTTTTCTTGCTTGATGAACCTGAGTCGCATTTCAATCCGCTATGGCGGGTAAAGTTCATTTCACGCATATTGGATCTGCCGACTATACATGGCGATCGCAGAGAATCAGCTAAAGCTACTGAACAAGAGTGCTTACTAACAACACACTCGCCTTTCGTCCCCTCAGATATGCATAGAGACAAAGTTTTTATTTTTAGCAAAGACGAAGAAGGGAAGATTCAAGTCCAAAATCCTAATATTGAGACATTTGGCACTACATTCGACACAATCATTGAGGAATGCTTTAACGTTCGCCCACCTATGTCACAAGTTCCTCATGATGAGATTAAAAGGCTTATGGAGAGTGAAAATCCCGAAGAGATTAGGGCAGGGATGCAGCATCTTGGTGATTCTGTCGAGAAAGCATTTCTTGTTGATCGACTGTTGCAGCTAACAAATAGGGATGAGGTGTAG
- a CDS encoding GmrSD restriction endonuclease domain-containing protein, with product MHSISTFDITKYPLLDILKDIKTGRIQLPDFQRDWVWDDARVRRLLASISLAYPIGAVMMLQQSNQQVQFKPRLIDNVKEPKYDNPSLLILDGQQRLTTSFMVLLSEQPVVIKDQKSQKLIKKWYYLDIAKSLDHNIDRRSAIIAFPESKQLRTFGGEIIDCSTPENEYEAGLFPLSKIFFFSEWRSKYSKYWQYDAQKLELIDTLELEVLKKFEHYQIPVIQLRDSLPKEAVCQVFEDTNTSGCDLNYFDLMSSSYCANDFSLRDDWKLREARFQQFKVLRLVRNTDFVQAVTLVAGYVHRMEAINKGGNLDKLPGVSCGRGDVLKLSIPEYSSWADKVTAGFEEAARFLHGQKIFDAMDLAYPIQLVALAAILTVLGERSRSVKSRSMLERWFWCGLFSEMYTGWHETRTGRDVLEIPQCLQQEGSLPSTIREANFFPERLLTVRKRYGAVYQGLSALLRLSGAIDFITGEEINDVLYFEEQIDSHHIFPVAWCRKQGIDPKKYNCLVNRTPLSAKTNKKIGSKPPSVYLRELEMSGVSPQRLDEILRSHAIDPETLRQDNFEGFFQARTKALLDLIGKGMGKCLYIEAFEDLGGKHQNRCIKRLNSELLLNKYI from the coding sequence ATGCATTCCATCAGCACATTTGACATCACTAAATATCCTTTACTCGATATTTTAAAAGATATAAAAACTGGGCGGATTCAACTGCCAGATTTTCAACGAGATTGGGTTTGGGATGATGCTCGTGTGCGTCGTCTACTTGCCAGCATCTCACTTGCATACCCAATTGGCGCAGTGATGATGCTTCAGCAAAGTAACCAGCAAGTGCAATTTAAACCTCGCCTTATCGATAATGTCAAAGAGCCAAAGTACGATAATCCCAGCCTGTTAATTCTCGACGGTCAGCAACGCTTAACCACTTCATTCATGGTTTTGCTGTCGGAGCAACCCGTTGTCATTAAAGACCAAAAAAGCCAAAAGCTGATAAAAAAATGGTACTACCTTGATATTGCCAAATCCCTTGACCATAACATCGACCGCCGCAGTGCCATTATCGCTTTCCCGGAATCAAAACAACTCCGAACATTTGGTGGAGAAATTATAGACTGTTCCACCCCAGAAAATGAGTATGAAGCAGGACTATTCCCATTATCAAAAATTTTCTTCTTTTCAGAATGGAGAAGTAAATATTCCAAATATTGGCAATATGATGCTCAAAAACTCGAACTCATCGACACTTTAGAACTAGAAGTACTCAAAAAATTTGAGCATTATCAAATACCAGTAATCCAACTACGGGACTCCTTACCCAAGGAAGCAGTTTGCCAAGTGTTTGAGGATACCAACACCTCTGGCTGTGACCTCAACTACTTCGACTTGATGAGTTCTAGCTACTGCGCTAATGACTTCAGCCTCAGAGATGATTGGAAACTGCGGGAAGCTCGTTTTCAGCAATTTAAAGTATTACGTTTAGTCCGTAACACTGACTTTGTACAAGCGGTGACTTTGGTAGCTGGCTACGTGCATAGAATGGAAGCAATAAACAAAGGCGGCAATTTAGACAAACTACCTGGTGTCTCCTGCGGTCGTGGAGACGTTTTAAAACTTTCCATTCCAGAATACTCTAGTTGGGCTGATAAAGTTACGGCAGGATTTGAGGAAGCAGCCAGATTCCTGCATGGGCAGAAAATTTTTGACGCAATGGATTTGGCTTATCCGATTCAACTAGTTGCCTTGGCCGCAATTTTGACTGTTTTAGGAGAACGTTCACGTTCCGTTAAGTCTCGTTCAATGCTAGAACGTTGGTTTTGGTGTGGGCTGTTCAGTGAGATGTATACAGGTTGGCACGAAACCCGTACAGGACGAGACGTATTAGAAATACCACAGTGCCTGCAACAAGAGGGTTCACTTCCGTCCACAATCCGAGAAGCCAATTTCTTCCCAGAGCGGTTGCTGACCGTAAGAAAGCGTTATGGTGCAGTTTATCAAGGCTTATCAGCACTACTGCGACTTTCTGGGGCAATTGATTTCATTACAGGTGAAGAAATCAATGATGTACTTTACTTTGAAGAACAAATTGATTCTCACCACATCTTTCCCGTAGCTTGGTGCAGAAAGCAAGGCATCGACCCCAAAAAATATAACTGCTTAGTTAACCGCACCCCTTTAAGTGCCAAAACCAACAAAAAGATTGGTAGTAAACCACCTTCAGTCTATCTCCGAGAGCTTGAGATGTCCGGCGTATCACCGCAGAGGCTGGATGAAATATTGCGTTCTCATGCCATAGACCCCGAAACTCTACGGCAAGATAACTTTGAAGGATTTTTCCAAGCACGGACAAAGGCGTTGTTAGATTTAATCGGCAAGGGAATGGGAAAGTGCTTATATATTGAGGCTTTTGAGGATTTAGGTGGTAAACATCAGAACCGATGTATCAAAAGACTGAATTCGGAATTATTGTTAAATAAGTACATATAG